In Paraburkholderia caribensis, a single window of DNA contains:
- the cheZ gene encoding protein phosphatase CheZ encodes MNPPIDEQGAREDGTDLATDRILARIGQLTRTLRDSMRELGIDKHVERAAEAVPDARDRLKYIATMTEQAAERVLSALEVAKPMQEQLQQDAAELDARWEQWYAAPIEREEVRALMNDTRTFLRGVPEVTTATNAQMLEIMMAQDFQDLTGQVIKKITDVVYLIEQQLLGVLIDNIAAERREQFAATAQQLVAEAQHEAISPTGSPESLLNGPQINPEGKADVVQDQGQVDDLLASLGF; translated from the coding sequence GTGAACCCACCCATCGACGAGCAGGGCGCGAGAGAAGACGGCACCGACCTCGCCACCGACCGCATCCTTGCGCGCATTGGACAGTTGACGCGCACGCTGCGCGATTCGATGCGCGAGCTGGGGATCGACAAGCATGTCGAGCGCGCGGCGGAGGCGGTGCCGGATGCTCGCGACCGTCTGAAGTACATCGCGACGATGACCGAGCAGGCGGCCGAGCGCGTGCTGTCGGCGCTCGAAGTGGCGAAGCCGATGCAGGAGCAGTTGCAGCAGGATGCGGCGGAACTCGACGCGCGTTGGGAGCAGTGGTATGCGGCGCCCATCGAGCGTGAGGAAGTGCGGGCGCTGATGAACGACACGCGGACTTTTCTCCGCGGGGTGCCGGAGGTGACGACTGCGACCAACGCGCAGATGCTCGAGATCATGATGGCGCAGGACTTTCAGGATCTGACGGGGCAGGTGATCAAGAAGATCACGGATGTTGTTTATCTGATCGAGCAGCAGTTGCTCGGGGTGCTGATCGACAATATCGCCGCCGAGCGGCGGGAGCAGTTTGCTGCTACGGCGCAGCAGCTTGTTGCCGAGGCGCAGCATGAGGCGATTTCTCCGACGGGGAGTCCGGAAAGTTTGCTGAATGGGCCGCAGATTAATCCTGAAGGTAAGGCCGATGTTGTGCAGGATCAGGGGCAGGTTGATGATCTGCTGGCTAGTCTCGGGTTTTGA
- the cheY gene encoding chemotaxis response regulator CheY: MDKGMKILVVDDFPTMRRIVRNLLKELGYSNVDEAEDGAAGLARLRSGAYEFVISDWNMPNLDGLAMLKEIRADATLSHLPVLMVTAESKKENIIAAAQAGASGYVVKPFTAATLDEKLNKILEKMAKTGS; the protein is encoded by the coding sequence ATGGATAAGGGAATGAAGATTCTGGTTGTGGACGACTTTCCGACGATGCGCCGGATCGTTCGCAATCTGTTGAAGGAACTGGGTTACTCGAACGTCGACGAAGCGGAAGACGGCGCGGCGGGTCTTGCGCGTCTGCGCAGCGGTGCGTACGAGTTCGTGATTTCGGACTGGAACATGCCGAACCTGGACGGCCTGGCGATGTTGAAGGAGATCCGCGCGGACGCGACGCTCTCGCACCTGCCGGTGCTGATGGTGACGGCCGAATCGAAGAAGGAGAACATCATTGCGGCGGCTCAGGCTGGCGCAAGTGGCTATGTGGTGAAGCCGTTCACGGCTGCGACGCTCGACGAGAAGCTCAACAAGATTCTCGAGAAGATGGCAAAAACCGGGAGCTGA
- a CDS encoding protein-glutamate methylesterase/protein-glutamine glutaminase, whose product MQKIKVLCVDDSALIRSLMTEIINSQPDMTVVATAPDPLVARDLIKQHNPDVLTLDVEMPRMDGLDFLEKLMRLRPMPVVMVSSLTERGSEITLRALELGAVDFVTKPKVGIRDGMLDYSEKLADKIRAAARARVRQAAPVQHAAAAAGHPGAAAHAASPAPLFNNPLVSTEKLIIVGASTGGTEAIREVLVPLPPDAPAVLIAQHMPPGFTKSFAQRLNGLCRITVKEAEHGERVLPGHAYIAPGHAHLLLARSGANYIAHLSDDPPVNRHRPSVDVLFRSAAQHAGKNAVGVILTGMGRDGAAGLLDMRKAGAYTLAQDEASCIVFGMPREAIAMGAADEIASLSEMSRRVMTRLSAMGDRVQRV is encoded by the coding sequence GTGCAAAAGATCAAAGTATTGTGCGTCGATGATTCGGCGTTGATTCGTAGCCTGATGACGGAAATCATCAATTCGCAACCCGACATGACGGTCGTCGCCACCGCGCCCGATCCCCTCGTCGCGCGAGACCTCATCAAGCAACACAATCCGGACGTGTTGACGCTCGACGTCGAAATGCCGCGCATGGACGGCCTCGACTTTCTCGAGAAGCTGATGCGCCTGCGTCCGATGCCTGTCGTGATGGTGTCGTCGCTGACCGAGCGCGGCTCGGAAATCACGCTGCGCGCGCTCGAACTCGGCGCCGTCGATTTCGTGACGAAGCCGAAAGTCGGCATTCGCGACGGCATGCTCGACTACTCGGAAAAACTCGCCGACAAGATCCGCGCGGCAGCCCGCGCGCGCGTGCGCCAGGCCGCGCCCGTGCAGCATGCTGCAGCGGCCGCCGGGCACCCGGGCGCCGCCGCGCATGCCGCGTCGCCTGCGCCGCTCTTCAACAATCCGCTCGTGTCGACGGAAAAGCTGATCATCGTCGGCGCGTCGACGGGCGGCACGGAAGCGATTCGCGAAGTGCTCGTGCCGCTGCCGCCCGATGCGCCCGCTGTGCTCATCGCGCAACACATGCCGCCCGGTTTCACAAAATCTTTTGCGCAACGCCTTAATGGTTTGTGCCGGATTACCGTTAAAGAGGCAGAGCACGGCGAACGCGTGCTGCCCGGTCATGCGTATATCGCACCCGGCCACGCTCACCTGTTGCTCGCCCGTAGTGGGGCCAACTATATTGCGCATCTGTCAGACGACCCGCCGGTCAACCGGCATCGTCCGTCTGTCGATGTGTTGTTCCGCTCGGCGGCGCAGCATGCGGGGAAGAACGCGGTCGGCGTGATTCTCACGGGCATGGGACGCGACGGCGCAGCGGGTCTGCTGGACATGAGGAAAGCGGGTGCGTACACGCTCGCGCAGGACGAAGCGAGCTGCATCGTGTTCGGCATGCCGCGCGAGGCGATCGCGATGGGCGCCGCGGACGAAATCGCGTCGCTGTCGGAAATGAGTCGGCGCGTGATGACACGTTTGTCCGCAATGGGCGATCGCGTTCAACGCGTATGA